The following are encoded in a window of Variovorax paradoxus genomic DNA:
- the clpS gene encoding ATP-dependent Clp protease adapter ClpS, whose protein sequence is MATRIPKTPNTPPAQKPAGDDGDSVVLERRPQKTAPPQMYQVVMLNDDYTPMEFVIVVLQEYFSKDRETATQIMLKIHLDGRGVCGVYSRDMAATKVNQVMEAAQQAGHPLQCVSEPVA, encoded by the coding sequence ATGGCAACGAGAATTCCCAAAACTCCCAACACCCCACCGGCGCAGAAACCGGCGGGCGACGACGGAGATTCGGTCGTTCTGGAGCGCCGCCCGCAAAAAACGGCACCGCCCCAGATGTACCAGGTCGTCATGCTGAACGACGACTACACACCAATGGAGTTCGTGATCGTCGTCCTGCAGGAATATTTCAGCAAGGACCGGGAAACGGCGACCCAGATCATGCTCAAGATCCACCTCGATGGCCGCGGTGTTTGTGGGGTCTATTCCCGCGACATGGCGGCCACCAAGGTCAATCAGGTGATGGAGGCCGCGCAGCAGGCTGGGCACCCGCTGCAATGTGTCAGCGAACCGGTCGCGTGA
- a CDS encoding ImpA family type VI secretion system protein, translating to MTAPIHTDAEPTVYAMPARIEADNRLSPFSAAAPCGPSLEYDAEYAVLLARMAPRGDAQYGQFVGAPDAPNWAEIERDCRRLLLRTRDINLFVWLCRARTRLAQAPGLAQSLVLLVEALKTWPDAVHPQLMIEGERDPAVRANALAALADPEGLLSDIREVVVAANAARHLTVREVERAFAMPRSPDAASPESMTQQLADLAVAASGGDQAPLRLLAQAGEAAAQIVAWATQHLGQDAPPLHTLVRLLAPFQRTGSSVSPDVVATMPGPLPPWPATPPVGEGLVARDDILRDIRKARRWFESHEPSSPVAVLLKQAERMTGLRFSQVADAIPLDLLRKWDADEEVSL from the coding sequence ATGACCGCTCCCATTCACACTGACGCCGAGCCAACCGTCTATGCCATGCCTGCCCGCATCGAGGCCGACAACCGGCTGTCGCCCTTCAGTGCCGCAGCCCCCTGCGGCCCGAGCCTGGAATACGACGCGGAATACGCCGTCTTGCTGGCACGCATGGCCCCGCGCGGCGATGCCCAGTACGGGCAGTTCGTTGGAGCGCCCGATGCGCCCAACTGGGCCGAGATCGAACGGGACTGCCGTCGACTGTTGCTGCGGACCCGGGATATCAATCTCTTTGTCTGGCTGTGTCGCGCGCGCACCCGGTTGGCGCAGGCGCCAGGGCTTGCGCAGTCGTTGGTGCTGCTGGTCGAGGCGCTCAAGACGTGGCCTGACGCGGTGCACCCTCAGTTGATGATCGAAGGCGAACGCGATCCGGCTGTGCGTGCCAATGCGCTTGCAGCGTTGGCCGATCCGGAAGGTCTGTTGAGCGACATACGAGAAGTCGTCGTCGCGGCCAATGCCGCGCGGCACTTGACGGTGCGCGAAGTCGAGCGCGCGTTTGCAATGCCCCGGTCGCCGGACGCCGCCAGTCCCGAGAGCATGACGCAGCAATTGGCAGACCTGGCGGTTGCCGCTTCGGGCGGTGACCAGGCGCCGCTACGCCTTCTGGCGCAAGCGGGCGAGGCCGCTGCGCAGATCGTCGCGTGGGCCACGCAGCACCTGGGACAGGACGCGCCGCCACTGCACACGCTGGTGCGGTTGCTGGCCCCGTTCCAGCGAACCGGGTCATCGGTGTCACCTGATGTGGTCGCAACAATGCCTGGCCCGCTGCCGCCGTGGCCGGCCACTCCGCCAGTCGGCGAAGGGTTGGTGGCACGCGACGACATCCTGCGCGACATTCGCAAAGCCCGTCGATGGTTCGAAAGCCATGAGCCGAGCAGCCCTGTCGCCGTGCTGCTCAAGCAGGCCGAACGCATGACCGGTCTGCGGTTCTCACAGGTGGCCGATGCCATCCCGCTCGATCTGTTGCGCAAATGGGATGCCGACGAGGAGGTCTCGCTGTGA
- the clpA gene encoding ATP-dependent Clp protease ATP-binding subunit ClpA: MIAQELEVSLHMAFVEARQQRHEFITVEHLLLALLDNPSAAEVLRACSANVDDLRASLTNFIKDNTPQVAGSDDVDTQPTLGFQRVIQRAIMHVQSTGNGKKEVTGANVLVAIFGEKDSHAVYYLHQQGVTRLDVVNFIAHGIKKSDPPEAVKGSGEAPQGEGEEGGGERNEKASPLEQFTQNLNQLAKDGKIDPLIGREYEVERVIQILCRRRKNNPLLVGEAGVGKTAIAEGLAWRITQGDVPEILAEAQVYSLDMGALLAGTKYRGDFEQRLKGVLKSLKDKPNAILFIDEIHTLIGAGAASGGTLDASNLLKPALSSGQLKCIGATTFTEYRGIFEKDAALSRRFQKVDVVEPSVQETVDILKGLKSRFEEHHGVKYAVAALQAAAELSAKYINDRHLPDKAIDVIDEAGAAQRILPPSKRKKTISKTEVEEIVAKIARIPPANVSNDDRSKLQTIERDLKSVVFGQDKALEVLASAVKMARSGLGKGDKPIGSFLFSGPTGVGKTEAAKQLAYIMGIELIRFDMSEYMERHAVSRLIGAPPGYVGFDQGGLLTEAVTKKPHAVLLLDEIEKAHPDIFNVLLQVMDHGTLTDNNGRKADFRNVIIIMTTNAGAETMNKATIGFTNARQAGDEMGDIKRLFTPEFRNRLDAIVNFKALDENVILRVVDKFLLQLETQLSEKKVEVTFTDKLRKHLAKKGFDPLMGARPMQRLIQDTIRRALADELLFGRLTDGGRLEVDLDEKDEVLLDIQPIPKKEGKSKPEAEEAATG; this comes from the coding sequence ATGATTGCCCAGGAACTGGAAGTCAGCTTGCACATGGCCTTCGTCGAGGCCCGGCAGCAACGCCACGAGTTCATCACCGTGGAACATCTGCTGCTCGCTTTGCTGGACAACCCGAGCGCCGCGGAAGTTCTGCGTGCCTGCTCGGCCAACGTCGACGACCTGCGGGCGTCGCTCACCAACTTCATCAAGGACAACACGCCGCAGGTGGCGGGCTCCGACGATGTCGACACCCAGCCGACCCTGGGTTTCCAGCGCGTGATCCAGCGCGCCATCATGCATGTGCAGTCCACCGGCAACGGCAAGAAGGAAGTCACCGGCGCCAACGTGCTGGTCGCGATCTTCGGCGAGAAGGACTCGCACGCCGTGTACTACCTGCACCAGCAGGGCGTCACCCGCCTGGACGTGGTCAATTTCATTGCCCACGGCATCAAGAAGAGCGATCCGCCGGAAGCCGTCAAGGGCAGCGGCGAAGCGCCCCAGGGCGAAGGTGAAGAGGGCGGTGGCGAACGCAACGAGAAGGCCTCGCCGCTCGAGCAGTTCACCCAGAACCTCAACCAGCTCGCCAAGGACGGCAAGATCGATCCGCTGATCGGCCGTGAGTACGAGGTCGAGCGCGTCATCCAGATCCTGTGCCGCCGGCGCAAGAACAATCCGCTGCTCGTGGGCGAGGCCGGCGTGGGCAAGACCGCGATTGCGGAAGGCCTGGCATGGCGCATCACCCAGGGCGACGTGCCCGAGATCCTCGCCGAGGCGCAGGTCTACTCGCTCGACATGGGCGCGCTGCTGGCCGGCACGAAGTACCGCGGTGACTTCGAACAGCGCCTGAAGGGCGTGCTCAAGTCGCTCAAGGACAAGCCGAACGCCATCCTGTTCATCGACGAAATCCACACCCTGATCGGTGCGGGCGCCGCCTCGGGCGGCACGCTCGATGCGTCGAACCTGCTCAAGCCGGCGCTCTCCAGCGGCCAGCTCAAGTGCATCGGCGCCACCACCTTCACGGAATACCGCGGCATCTTCGAGAAAGACGCGGCCCTGTCGCGTCGTTTCCAGAAGGTCGACGTGGTCGAGCCGTCGGTGCAGGAAACCGTCGACATCCTCAAGGGCCTGAAGTCGCGCTTCGAGGAACACCATGGCGTGAAGTACGCCGTGGCGGCGCTGCAGGCCGCGGCCGAGCTCAGCGCCAAGTACATCAATGACCGTCATCTGCCCGACAAGGCGATCGACGTCATCGACGAGGCCGGCGCCGCCCAGCGCATCCTGCCGCCGAGCAAGCGCAAGAAGACCATCAGCAAGACCGAGGTCGAGGAAATCGTCGCAAAGATCGCGCGCATTCCCCCGGCCAACGTCAGCAACGACGACCGCAGCAAGCTGCAGACGATCGAGCGCGACCTCAAGAGCGTGGTGTTCGGCCAGGACAAGGCACTCGAAGTGCTGGCCTCCGCGGTCAAGATGGCACGTTCGGGCCTGGGCAAGGGCGACAAGCCGATCGGCTCGTTCCTGTTCTCGGGTCCCACGGGCGTCGGCAAGACCGAAGCGGCGAAGCAGCTGGCTTACATCATGGGCATCGAGCTGATCCGTTTCGACATGTCGGAGTACATGGAGCGTCACGCGGTGAGCCGCCTGATCGGCGCGCCTCCGGGCTACGTCGGTTTCGACCAGGGCGGTCTGCTGACCGAGGCTGTCACTAAGAAGCCGCACGCGGTGCTGCTGCTCGACGAAATCGAGAAGGCGCACCCGGACATCTTCAACGTACTGCTGCAGGTCATGGACCATGGCACGCTGACCGACAACAACGGGCGCAAGGCCGACTTCCGCAACGTCATCATCATCATGACGACGAACGCGGGTGCCGAGACCATGAACAAGGCGACCATCGGCTTCACGAACGCGCGGCAGGCCGGCGACGAAATGGGCGACATCAAGCGCCTGTTCACGCCTGAATTCCGCAACCGTCTGGATGCCATCGTCAACTTCAAGGCGCTCGACGAAAACGTCATCCTGCGCGTGGTCGACAAGTTCCTGCTGCAACTGGAAACCCAGCTCAGCGAGAAGAAGGTCGAGGTCACCTTCACCGACAAGCTGCGAAAGCACCTGGCGAAGAAGGGCTTCGATCCGCTGATGGGCGCACGTCCGATGCAGCGCCTGATCCAGGACACGATCCGTCGTGCGCTGGCCGACGAGCTGCTGTTCGGTCGCCTGACCGACGGCGGTCGCCTCGAAGTCGACCTCGACGAGAAGGACGAAGTGCTGCTCGACATCCAGCCGATCCCGAAGAAGGAAGGCAAGTCGAAGCCCGAAGCAGAGGAAGCAGCAACAGGCTGA
- the tssG gene encoding type VI secretion system baseplate subunit TssG: protein MTKAREADPGGPLHEMLGRLRRTPWKFGFLSLLRRLGASHLQHPSVGLARRPQQESFRLGQAAALTFAPREIASVVLPGESERRMLGASPTRSGNNPALPVVRLYSLGLLGPNGPLPLHFTELVRDRTENHNDSTLADFLDLFHHRYLTHMYRAWAQGQAAAGLDRPEDEAFSRYIARLTGHDPLEIRDSVLPSHARLAASTHLAREARNPDGLAATLAQFFAVPVQLDEFVRHWIRIDPEDQSHLGLARSSSIMGLGAIAGEVVADRQNKFRLVLGPLSLAQYLRFTPQGQDLALLVEWVRGFVGYEFVWEVELRVRNDSTPPARLEDTEKLGWSTWLGGSGGAEEGRRAVDAARSSPGYTVGMVFEPEAYIGSCHHGNATVAR, encoded by the coding sequence ATGACGAAAGCCCGCGAGGCCGATCCCGGTGGACCACTTCACGAGATGCTTGGACGGCTGCGTCGCACGCCCTGGAAGTTTGGCTTCCTGTCGCTGTTGAGGCGCTTGGGTGCATCCCATCTGCAGCATCCCTCCGTTGGATTGGCCCGACGCCCTCAGCAGGAGTCGTTCCGGCTGGGGCAGGCGGCGGCCTTGACTTTCGCGCCGCGTGAAATCGCCAGCGTGGTGCTGCCCGGCGAGTCGGAGCGCCGGATGTTGGGGGCTTCTCCGACGCGGTCCGGGAACAATCCGGCGCTCCCGGTCGTGCGCCTGTACAGCCTCGGCCTTCTCGGGCCCAACGGCCCGCTGCCGCTGCATTTCACCGAACTGGTTCGGGACCGCACCGAAAACCACAACGACAGCACCCTGGCGGACTTCCTCGACCTGTTTCATCACCGCTACCTGACGCACATGTACCGGGCATGGGCGCAAGGGCAGGCCGCCGCCGGGCTCGACCGGCCGGAGGACGAGGCGTTCAGCCGCTACATCGCACGCCTGACAGGCCACGACCCGCTGGAGATCCGTGATTCGGTGCTGCCGTCGCATGCCCGGCTGGCGGCCTCGACCCATCTGGCCCGCGAAGCTCGCAATCCCGATGGGCTGGCGGCCACCCTCGCGCAATTCTTCGCCGTGCCCGTCCAACTGGATGAGTTCGTGCGCCACTGGATCCGGATCGATCCCGAGGACCAGAGCCATCTGGGGCTCGCGCGCAGCTCCAGCATCATGGGCCTCGGAGCCATTGCGGGGGAGGTCGTGGCCGATCGGCAGAACAAGTTCCGGCTGGTGCTCGGCCCGTTGAGCCTGGCGCAGTACCTGCGTTTCACGCCGCAGGGGCAAGACCTGGCGCTGCTCGTCGAATGGGTCCGTGGCTTTGTCGGCTACGAATTCGTCTGGGAGGTGGAGCTGCGCGTGCGCAACGACAGCACGCCGCCTGCGCGGCTCGAGGACACCGAAAAGCTCGGGTGGTCCACGTGGCTTGGCGGTTCCGGGGGCGCGGAGGAGGGGCGCCGGGCCGTCGATGCGGCGCGTTCATCCCCAGGCTACACCGTCGGGATGGTGTTCGAGCCCGAGGCCTACATCGGTTCGTGCCATCACGGCAACGCGACCGTGGCACGTTGA
- a CDS encoding TagK domain-containing protein has product MKLTHGNGEARSGALSIPPSGAGMADALQLCGERQSEAQWRAANLCRIAWSDSAGEWRLTNSSQTLMCVREGERVLAGASVPITPGDTLELGLLRFIVEQDLPADPTWPRVPTPERRWVADVEPRGLSPTPAVEASPFDLRALAFDDRSAGDGSAQESHVDVLVNPFGILDIAGAQPSPVADVLAGLLGEAPVAVQARPAARLASPPTRGDGRPASLLEELHEEFVRVVRDPAQLAGRVDWEGLLASGNEAAPTLDELRKQAEPYPLLRDILLPREGIDRIIEDFEPLMRSGLLDPEVPEDVLGLFAPELARDSRAPLPSLTRQEHHDLSPDSHIRLGTAQQRDAGSEGEERS; this is encoded by the coding sequence TTGAAGCTCACGCACGGCAACGGCGAAGCGCGCAGCGGGGCGCTGTCGATTCCGCCGTCCGGCGCCGGCATGGCCGATGCGCTCCAGCTGTGTGGAGAGCGCCAGAGCGAAGCGCAATGGCGTGCGGCCAATCTGTGCCGCATTGCATGGAGCGACAGTGCGGGAGAGTGGCGCCTGACGAACAGCAGCCAGACATTGATGTGCGTGCGCGAAGGCGAACGCGTGCTCGCGGGAGCAAGCGTGCCGATCACGCCAGGGGACACCCTGGAGCTCGGCTTGCTGCGTTTCATCGTGGAGCAAGACCTCCCGGCGGACCCGACGTGGCCGCGTGTGCCGACTCCGGAGCGGCGCTGGGTTGCCGATGTCGAGCCGCGTGGCCTGTCGCCCACGCCAGCAGTCGAGGCATCGCCTTTCGATCTGCGTGCACTGGCTTTCGACGACCGTTCCGCAGGAGATGGCAGCGCGCAGGAGTCGCACGTGGATGTGCTGGTGAACCCTTTCGGCATCCTCGATATCGCGGGCGCGCAGCCTTCGCCGGTTGCCGACGTCCTGGCGGGGCTGCTCGGTGAGGCGCCTGTGGCTGTGCAAGCACGGCCCGCTGCGCGATTGGCGAGTCCGCCGACCCGTGGCGATGGCCGACCGGCAAGTCTGCTTGAGGAGTTGCACGAGGAGTTCGTTCGCGTGGTGCGCGACCCTGCGCAACTCGCCGGGCGTGTCGACTGGGAGGGGTTGCTGGCGTCCGGGAACGAAGCCGCCCCCACGCTGGACGAGTTGCGCAAGCAGGCCGAACCGTATCCCTTGCTGCGTGACATCCTGCTGCCGCGCGAGGGCATCGACCGGATCATCGAGGACTTCGAGCCCCTCATGAGGTCCGGATTGCTTGATCCGGAGGTACCCGAGGACGTGCTGGGCCTGTTCGCTCCCGAACTGGCGCGCGACAGCCGTGCACCGTTGCCCAGCCTGACACGGCAAGAGCACCACGACCTGTCGCCCGACAGCCATATCCGGTTGGGAACTGCGCAGCAACGGGACGCCGGCAGCGAAGGCGAGGAGAGGTCATGA
- the sbcB gene encoding exodeoxyribonuclease I yields the protein MNHTFLWHDYETFGAVPRRDRPSQFAAIRTDAELNEVGEPLMIYCKPAPDYLPSPEACLITGITPQICLERGIPEHEFAAQIEQAFSQPGTVGVGYNTIRFDDEVTRFLFWRNLIDPYAREWQNDCGRWDLLDVVRLTYALRPDGIEWPKKEDGKPSFKLEDLARANGLLHESAHDALSDVRATIALARLIRDKQPKLFDFAFSLHKKDRVAIELSLPAMRETAKPFLHVSGMFPVERGCLAVMWPLASHPTNKNELLAWDLSQDPSELRDLDAETLRLRLFTRTADLPEGLTRLPMKSVHLNKSPMVVGNLRTLAPAMAERWGVDMDTAMRHAAIARDLPDMSAIWSQVFSRPKEATPDVDEDLYGGFVGNGDRRRLNQLRGLSPEGLAKERVAFDDGRLDEILFRYRARNWPESLNEEETERWEALRVARLFKGEGGARTIEALFSEVDALSENADERGEEILGALYEYAEMIAPEA from the coding sequence ATGAACCACACCTTTCTCTGGCACGACTACGAAACCTTTGGCGCCGTGCCGCGCCGCGACCGTCCCTCGCAGTTCGCCGCCATCCGCACCGATGCCGAACTCAACGAGGTCGGTGAGCCGTTGATGATCTACTGCAAGCCCGCGCCGGACTACCTGCCCAGCCCCGAGGCCTGCCTGATCACCGGTATCACGCCGCAGATCTGCCTGGAGCGCGGCATTCCCGAGCACGAGTTCGCCGCGCAGATCGAGCAAGCCTTCTCGCAGCCCGGCACCGTCGGCGTGGGCTACAACACGATCCGCTTCGACGACGAGGTCACGCGCTTCCTGTTCTGGCGTAACCTCATCGACCCGTACGCGCGCGAATGGCAGAACGACTGCGGGCGCTGGGACCTGCTCGACGTGGTACGCCTCACCTACGCGCTGCGCCCCGACGGCATCGAGTGGCCGAAAAAAGAAGACGGCAAGCCCAGCTTCAAGCTCGAAGACCTGGCGCGCGCCAACGGCCTGTTGCACGAGTCGGCGCACGATGCGCTGTCCGACGTGCGCGCCACCATCGCGCTGGCCCGGCTCATCCGCGACAAGCAGCCCAAGCTGTTCGACTTCGCCTTCAGCCTGCACAAGAAGGACCGCGTGGCGATCGAACTCAGCCTCCCTGCCATGCGCGAAACCGCCAAGCCTTTCCTCCACGTGTCGGGCATGTTCCCGGTCGAGCGCGGCTGCCTGGCCGTGATGTGGCCGCTGGCCAGCCATCCGACCAACAAGAACGAGCTGCTGGCCTGGGACCTGTCGCAAGACCCGAGCGAGCTGCGCGACCTCGACGCCGAAACGCTGCGCCTGCGCCTGTTCACGCGCACCGCCGACCTGCCCGAGGGCCTGACGCGGCTGCCGATGAAGAGCGTGCACCTGAACAAGTCGCCGATGGTGGTCGGCAACCTGCGCACGCTGGCACCGGCCATGGCCGAGCGCTGGGGCGTCGACATGGACACCGCCATGCGCCACGCCGCCATCGCGCGCGACCTGCCCGACATGAGCGCCATCTGGTCGCAGGTTTTTTCGCGCCCGAAGGAGGCGACGCCCGATGTCGATGAAGACCTCTACGGCGGCTTCGTCGGGAACGGCGACCGCCGGCGGCTGAACCAGCTGCGCGGACTGTCGCCCGAAGGGCTCGCGAAGGAGCGCGTGGCCTTCGACGACGGGCGGCTCGACGAAATCCTCTTTCGCTACCGGGCGCGCAACTGGCCCGAATCATTGAACGAGGAAGAAACCGAGCGCTGGGAAGCGCTGCGCGTGGCGCGCCTGTTCAAGGGCGAGGGCGGGGCGCGCACGATCGAGGCGCTGTTCAGCGAGGTCGATGCGTTGTCCGAGAACGCCGACGAGCGCGGGGAGGAAATCCTCGGCGCGCTGTACGAGTACGCCGAGATGATCGCGCCCGAGGCCTGA
- the tagF gene encoding type VI secretion system-associated protein TagF, producing MRMWNTLRAAWHVTPPAIWGKLPGHADFVRSGVRHGEADAWMPWLAQQCPHGGSGASARAVAIPVAFALPPGTLAFARRRFVLGVIAPSCDKVGRHHPLLVYQLAHPRWTQAHFSAQLQEPLDWQFSLARAVARHTHAQGLADLRALERTVRALWRAQQSQDARAEPEGSREHRGKQNQALLERWAGPPLPDDPAAALQGVRFLPWTDWPNRLQGPRAEMAFWQQDAQGRFIGAANRLQTLWGGAP from the coding sequence ATGCGGATGTGGAACACGCTGCGTGCCGCGTGGCACGTCACCCCGCCCGCCATCTGGGGAAAACTTCCCGGTCATGCGGATTTCGTTCGCAGCGGTGTGCGCCACGGCGAGGCGGACGCCTGGATGCCCTGGCTGGCCCAGCAGTGTCCCCATGGAGGAAGCGGCGCCAGTGCGCGTGCCGTGGCCATCCCTGTCGCATTCGCGCTACCGCCGGGGACGCTGGCGTTCGCGCGGCGACGTTTCGTACTGGGTGTGATCGCACCGTCCTGTGACAAGGTGGGGCGGCATCACCCCTTGCTCGTCTACCAGCTGGCGCACCCGCGCTGGACGCAGGCACATTTCAGCGCTCAACTGCAGGAGCCGCTGGATTGGCAGTTCTCTCTCGCGCGCGCGGTGGCCCGTCATACGCATGCCCAGGGGCTGGCCGATCTTCGCGCGCTGGAGCGCACGGTGCGGGCGTTGTGGCGCGCGCAGCAGTCGCAGGACGCGCGTGCGGAGCCCGAGGGCAGCCGCGAGCACCGGGGCAAGCAGAATCAGGCGTTGCTCGAACGATGGGCGGGGCCACCCTTGCCGGACGATCCCGCTGCGGCATTGCAGGGCGTTCGCTTCCTGCCATGGACCGACTGGCCAAACCGCCTGCAGGGGCCTCGAGCGGAGATGGCGTTCTGGCAGCAGGACGCCCAGGGCCGATTCATTGGTGCGGCCAACCGGCTGCAAACGCTGTGGGGGGGCGCGCCATGA
- the cls gene encoding cardiolipin synthase produces the protein MILPELSHEWKTGLSLAWSGYIAVLSVWIVMQKRAPVSTMSWILSLALLPFAGFIVYYFLGPQRLRKQRVKRLRSRASAHAQADLARLRDASQHAPPALQQMARLGTAACGLPVSSATNVELLSGGARTFDAIFEAVRAARDHIHLEYYIFEPDRIGTALRDLLIERAQAGVTVRLLIDALGSKRIGRKFMAPMLAAGVQVALFHDTKIGRRLRPVTNYRTHRKIVVCDGRVGFTGGVNITDEEDKRTYPEDAYHDVHLRVEGSVVRWLQTTFLEDWTYATGDDVRRLDDTMDLLLPRVDAGDIPVQIVTSGPDNALEAIHRMHVEAIHSATQRAWLTTPYFVPGEPALMALTSAALRGVDVRLLVPRRSDSAIVSAAARSYFDELMTAGVKVWEYKARMLHSKTLVVDDHCAMIGTANFDNRSFRLNFEVCAVVYGPALTQPLAAQFETDLHSSGAVRAHRPQSFWRRLGDAIARLFSPLL, from the coding sequence TTGATCCTTCCCGAACTCAGCCACGAATGGAAAACCGGCCTCTCCTTGGCGTGGAGCGGCTACATCGCCGTGCTGTCGGTCTGGATCGTGATGCAGAAGCGCGCGCCGGTGTCCACCATGAGCTGGATCCTGTCGCTGGCGCTGCTGCCGTTCGCGGGCTTCATCGTCTATTACTTCCTGGGACCGCAGCGGCTGCGCAAGCAGCGGGTCAAGCGGTTGCGCAGCCGGGCGAGCGCGCATGCGCAGGCCGACCTCGCGCGGTTGCGGGACGCGTCGCAGCATGCGCCGCCGGCGCTGCAGCAGATGGCGCGGCTGGGCACCGCCGCCTGCGGGTTGCCGGTGTCGAGCGCCACGAACGTCGAGTTGCTGTCGGGCGGCGCGCGCACCTTCGACGCCATCTTCGAGGCTGTGCGCGCGGCGCGTGACCACATCCACCTCGAGTACTACATCTTCGAGCCCGACCGCATCGGCACCGCGCTGCGCGATCTGCTGATCGAACGCGCGCAGGCCGGCGTGACGGTGCGTCTTCTGATCGACGCGCTCGGCTCCAAGCGCATCGGCCGCAAGTTCATGGCGCCGATGCTGGCGGCGGGCGTGCAGGTGGCACTGTTCCACGACACCAAGATCGGCCGGCGCCTGCGCCCCGTGACCAACTACCGCACCCACCGCAAGATCGTGGTGTGCGACGGCCGCGTCGGCTTCACCGGCGGCGTGAACATCACCGACGAGGAAGACAAGCGCACGTACCCGGAAGACGCTTACCACGACGTGCACCTGCGCGTCGAAGGCAGCGTGGTGCGCTGGCTGCAGACCACCTTCCTCGAAGACTGGACCTACGCCACCGGCGATGACGTGCGTCGCCTCGACGACACCATGGACCTGCTGCTGCCGCGCGTGGATGCGGGCGACATTCCGGTGCAGATCGTCACGAGCGGGCCCGACAACGCGCTCGAGGCCATCCACCGCATGCACGTCGAGGCGATCCACTCGGCCACGCAGCGTGCCTGGCTCACCACGCCGTACTTCGTGCCGGGCGAGCCCGCGCTGATGGCGCTGACCAGCGCAGCGTTGCGCGGCGTCGACGTGCGACTGCTCGTGCCGCGCCGCAGCGACTCGGCCATCGTGAGCGCTGCGGCGCGTTCGTACTTCGATGAGCTGATGACGGCGGGCGTCAAGGTCTGGGAGTACAAGGCGCGCATGCTGCACTCCAAGACGCTGGTGGTCGACGACCATTGCGCGATGATCGGCACCGCCAATTTCGACAACCGCAGCTTCCGGCTCAACTTCGAGGTCTGTGCCGTGGTCTACGGACCCGCGCTGACCCAGCCGCTGGCGGCGCAATTCGAAACCGATCTGCACAGTTCCGGCGCCGTGCGCGCCCACCGGCCGCAGAGTTTCTGGCGCCGCCTCGGCGACGCCATCGCGCGACTGTTTTCTCCCTTGCTCTGA